One Xenopus tropicalis strain Nigerian chromosome 8, UCB_Xtro_10.0, whole genome shotgun sequence genomic window carries:
- the isca2 gene encoding iron-sulfur cluster assembly 2 homolog, mitochondrial: MAAGRFLFCVTGAARRSVLPALLSCELPVRYLSETLKEGQILLTDRCIKRLREVTSGSEFLRLHVESGGCSGFQYKFSLDTEITAEDRVFGISGARVVVDEHSLQLVTGSTVEYTEELIRSSFQLIQNPQAAQGCSCGASFSIKL; encoded by the exons ATGGCGGCCGGGAGATTTCTGTTCTGCGTAACGGGAGCGGCACGGAG GTCTGTCCTCCCAGCGCTTCTGTCCTGTGAGCTTCCTGTCCGCTATTTGTCAGAGACACTCAAGGAGGGACAAATATTGCTAACAGACCGCTGTATAAAG AGACTGCGTGAAGTCACAAGTGGATCTGAGTTCCTGCGTTTGCATGTAGAGAGTGGGGGCTGTTCTGGATTCCAGTACAAGTTCTCCCTTGATACAGAGATCACTGCAGAAGACAG GGTGTTTGGAATAAGCGGTGCTCGTGTGGTTGTGGATGAACATAGCCTTCAGCTGGTAACTGGAAGCACAGTGGAGTACACTGAAGAGCTGATCAGAAGTTCCTTTCAACTTATTCAAAACCCACAGGCTGCTCAGGGTTGTTCTTGCGGAGCCTCCTTTTCCATCAAGTTGTGA